GTCGGCCGTCGCGTGCTGTGGTACTCCATCTCCGCCGTGATCATCGCGATCGCGCTGGCCGGGCTGCTCTTCAAGGGGCTCAACCTCGGCATCGAGTTCGAGGGCGGCACGGAGTACCGCGTGTCGATGCCCTCGGGCCAGGCGAACCAGCAGAACGTCGAGAAGATCCGCGACGCGGTGGCGAGCTCCGGCATCGACGCCGCCTCCTCGCCGGTGGTGAACACCTCCGGCGACACGAACATCCGGGTGCAGACCGAGCCGCTGACCAACGACCAGGCGGCCCAGCTCGAGCAGGTCATCCGGGAGACCGCCGGGGTGAAGGCGGACGACCTCAGCGAGCAGGCGATCGGTGCCACCTGGGGTCAACAGGTGGCCGACCGGGCGCTGCTGGGGCTGGGAGTGTTCCTCGTCCTGGTGGTCCTGTTCATCTGGGCCTACTTCCGCGAGTGGAAGATGTCGGTGGGTGGCCTGGTCGCGCTCTTCCACGACGTGATCATCACCGTCGGCGTCTACGCGCTGTCCGGGTTCGAGGTCACGCCGGCCACGGTCACCGGTGTGCTGACGATCCTTGGCTTCTCGCTCTACGACACCGTCGTGGTGTTCGACAAGGTGCGCGAGAACACCCACAACCTGGCGCGGACCCGGAAGACCTACCGCGAGGCGGCCAACCTGGCCATCAACCAGACCCTGGTCCGGTCGATCAACACCTCGATCGTGGCGCTGCTGCCGGTCGGAGCGCTGCTCTACGTCGGCGTCTTCACGCTCGGCTCCGGCGCCCTGAAGGACCTGGCGCTCGCCCTGTTCGTCGGGATGGCGGCCGGTCTGTACTCGTCGATCTTCATCGCCACGCCGCTGGTCGTGCAGCTCAAGGAGCGCGAGCCCGGGGTCAGGGCCGGCGACGCCCGGGCGATCCGGCACCACAACGCCAAGCAGGCCGACCGCTTCGCGGACGTGCCGGCGTTCACCGAGGACATGCCGGTCTACGACGAGCCGGGCTCGGGGGCCCGCACCGCGGCCCCCCGCGGCGGCGTCGAGCCGCAGGTCGACGACGCCGAGCCGGCGCCGCCGGCCCGTCCGGTCCGGGCCCCGCGGTCCACCGCCGGTGAGCGGCCCGCCTCGCGCGCGGTGAGCCCGTCGGCGTCGGCCAAGCGGGCCCAGCCGCAGCGCAAGCCGCGTTCCCAACGAGGCAAGCGATGAAGGTCCGCGGGCTCGACGAGCTGCTCGCCACGCTGATCCGCGACGTCCCCGACTTCCCGCAGCCGGGTGTCGTCTTCAAGGACATCACCCCGCTGCTGGCCGACCACGAAGGCTTCTCGGCCGTCATCGAGGCGCTCGCGGCGCCCGGGCGCGACGCCAGCGGCGCGGCCGCGGTCGACAAGGTGGTCGGCATGGAGGCGCGCGGGTTCATCCTCGCCGCACCGGTCGCGCTGGCGCTCGGCGCCGGCTTCGTCCCGGTGCGCAAGTCCGGCAAGCTGCCCGGTCCGACCCACGCGGTCTCCTACGCCCTGGAGTACGGCGAGGCCACCCTCGAGGTGCACCAGGACGCCTTCGAGGAGGGCGACCGGGTGCTCCTGGTGGACGACGTGCTCGCCACCGGCGGCACGGCGCAGGCCACCCAGAAGGTCGTGGAGGCCTGTGGGGCCGAGGTCATCGGCCTCTCGGTCCTGATGGAGCTCGGCTTCCTCAACGGCCGTGACGTGCTGACCGGGCTGCCGTTGCATGCACTGACCACGCTCTGATTGCGGGGGCCGTCTAGACTTACCCTTTGGGATCTCGAGGACGGGAGTAGTCATGGCCGACGAGCGTGTGGCTGACCTCCCCGAGGTGCTGCCCCCGCACACCGAGGCCGTCGCGCCGAGCCCGGCGTCGGCCCCGGAGACCGCCCCCGCGGGGCGGCGGATGCGTGCCCGGCTGGCGCGGATGGCCACCAAGACCCAGGCCGGCAACCCGGTGCTCGAGCCGCTCTTCCGGGCGGTCCGTGCGAACCACCCGAAGGCCGACCTGGCCCTGCTCGAGCGTGCCTACCTGGTCGCCGAGCGGATGCATGCGCCGCAGACCCGCAAGAGCGGTGATCCCTACATCACCCATCCGCTGGCCGTCGCGACGATCCTGGCCGACATCGGCATGACCGAGCCGACGCTCGTGGCAGCCCTGCTGCACGACACCGTCGAGGACACGCCGTACACCCTGGACCAGCTGCGCGCGGACTTCGGCGACGAGGTGGCGGTGCTCGTCGACGGCGTCACCAAGCTCGACAAGGTGAAGTACGGCGACTCGGCGCAGGCCGAGACGATCCGCAAGATGATCGTCGCGATGAGCCGGGACATCCGGGTGCTGGTCATCAAGCTCGCCGACCGGCTGCACAACATGCGCACGCTGCGCTACCTCAAGCAGGAGACCCAGGAGCGCAAGGCCCGCGAGACGCTGGACATCTTCGCGCCGCTGGCCCACCGGCTGGGCATGAACACCCTCAAGTGGGAGCTCGAGGACCTCGCGTTCGCCACGCTGCACCCGAAGATGTACGACGAGATCGTCCGGCTGGTGGCGGACCGGGCCCCCTCCCGCGACCAGTTCCTCGCGCAGGTGATCGCGCAGGTCGAGCACGACCTCCGTGACGCGAAGATCAAGGCCACCGTGACCGGCCGGCCCAAGCACTACTACTCGATCTACCAGAAGATGATCGTCCGGGGCCGGGAGTTCTCCGACATCTACGACCTCGTCGGCATCCGGATCCTCGTGGAGAGCGACCGGGACTGCTACGCCGTCCTCGGCGTGCTGCACAACCGGTGGAACCCGGTGCCGGGCCGGTTCAAGGACTTCGTGGCGATGCCGAAGTTCAACATGTACCAGTCGCTGCACACGACGGTGATCGGTCTGCAGGGCAAGCCGGTGGAGCTCCAGATCCGGACCTACAGCATGCACCGCCGCGCCGAGTACGGCGTCGCCGCGCACTGGAAGTACAAGGAGAACATGGGCGCCACCGCCGGCGCCGGCGCGGCCACCGACCGCTCGCTCGCCGAGTCCGGGAACGCCGACATGGCCTGGGTCCGCCAGCTGCTCGACTGGCAGCAGGAGACCGAGGATCCGGGGGAGTTCCTGGAGTCGCTCCGCTTCGAGATCAACTCCGCCGAGGTCTATGTCTTCACGCCGCGCGGCGACGTCATCGCGCTGCCCACCGGCTCGACCTCCGTGGACTTCGCCTACGCCATCCACACCGAGGTCGGCCACCGCACCATCGGCGCGCGGGTCAACGGGCGGCTGGTGCCGCTGGAGTCGACGCTGGAGAACGGCGACGTCGTCGAGGTGTTCACCTCCAAGGCCCCGAACGCCGGCCCGAGCCGCGACTGGCTGGGCTTCGTCAAGTCGCCGCGTGCCCGCAACAAGATCCGGCAGTGGTTCACCAAGGAGCGCCGCGAGGAGGCCATCGAGCACGGCAAGGACCAGATCGCCCGCCTGATGCGCAAGGAGGGGCAGCCGCTCAAGCGGCTCCTGACCCACGAGACGCTCTCCACGGTCGCGACCGAGCTACGGCTCCCGGACGTGTCGTCGCTCTACGCCGCGGTCGGCGAGGGCAACCTCGGCGCCCAGACGGTGGTCCGGCGCGTCATCGACCTCTTCGGCGGCGAGGAGGGCGCGTCGGAGGATCTCGCCGAGGGCGTCACGATCACCGCACGGCGGGGCCGGTCGCAGGCGGCCGGCGGCGACGCCGGGGTCATCGTCAAGGGCATCTCCGACGTCTGGGTCAAGCTCGCCAAGTGCTGCACGCCCGTCCCCGGGGACGCGATCCTGGGGTTCGTGACCCGCGGCGCCGGGGTCTCGGTGCACCGGGCCGACTGCACCAACGCCAAGAGCCTGACCTCGCAGCCGGAGCGGCTCGTCGAGGTGGACTGGGCGCCGACGGCGCAGTCGATGTTCCTGGTGAACATCCAGGTCGAGGCCCTCGACCGGGCCCGCCTGCTCTCGGACATCACCAAGGTGCTCTCCGACGTTCACGTGAACATCCTGGCGGCGTCCTTGGCCACGACGCGTGACCGCGTCGCCAAGAGCCGCTTCACCTTCGAGATGGCCGACCCCAAGCACCTCGGCCACGTGCTCAAGGCGGTCCGTTCCGTCGACGGCGTCTTCGACGCCTACCGGGTCACCCAGTGACCGGCTGACCGACGAGCGGACCTCTCAGGAGAAGTCGTCGAGTGCGCGCTGCGCCTCCGTCAGCCACGACCGCCGGGCCTCCAGCGCGCTCGCGTGCTCGGCCTCCTTGGCGCTGTTGCCTGCGGCGGCCGCCTTCTCGCGCTTGGTCTCCAGGTCGGCGATCGAGGCCTCGAGCTGGGCGACGGTGTCGGCCGCACGGGCGCGGGCCTCCGGGTTGGAGCGGCGCCACTGGTCGTCCTCGACGCCGCGGATCGCCTGCTCGACGGTCCGCATCCGGCCCTCGAGCTCCTTGATCCGGTCGCGGGGGACCTTGCCCGCGGCGTCCCAGCGGTCGGCGAGGTCCCGGAACGCCTCCTTGGCGGCTCGCAGGTCCGTCACCGGCAGGAGCTTCTCCGCCTCGGCCAGGATCTCCTCCTTGGCCGCAGCGTTGGCCGCGAACTCGCGGTCGAGCTCGGTGTTGGCGGCGTCGCGTGCCCCGAAGAAGGCGTCCTGCGCAGCACGGAAGCGTCTCCACAGCTGCTCGTCGAGCGCCCGCGGTGCCGGACCGGCCGCCTTCCACTGCCGCATCAGGTCGCGGTACCGGCCCGCGGTCGGACCCCACTCGGTGGAGTCGGCCAGCTTCTCGGCCTCGACGACCAGCTGCTCCTTGACGCTGCGGGCGCTGTCGCGCTTCTCGTTGAGCTCCCCGAAGTGGGACTTCCGCCGACGGGTGTACGTCGTCCGGGCGGTCGAGAAGCGTCGCCACAGCGCGTCGTCGACGGCCTTGTCGAGCCGCGGCAGGGCCTTCCACTCCTCGAGCAGGTCGCGGAGCCGGTTGGCGCCGTTGCGCCAGTCCTCGCTCTCGGCGAGCTTCTCGGCCTCCCCGGCGATCCGCTCCTTCTCGCCGCGGGCGCGCTCGAGCTTCTTGGCGCGCTCGGCCTTCTTCTTCTCCCGCTGCCGGGTGATCGTCACCGACAGCTGGTCCAGCCGGGCCTCCAGTCCGGCGAGGTCACCGACCGCCTGGGCGTCCTGCAGGGTGCCGTGCACCTTCTTGACCGAGGCGGCGGCCTCGTCGGGCGCGAGCGCCCCTGCGCGCACGCGCTTCTCGAGCAGGTCCACCTCGAAGGCGAGGTCGTCGTAGCGCTTGGTGAAGAACGCCAGGGCCTCCTCGGCGGTGGCGTCCGGCATCTGCCCGACCGACCGCTCGCCGTCGGCGGTGCGTACGTAGACGGTGCCGTCCTCTGCCACGCGCCCCCACACCTCGCCGGTCTCGCCGGTCTCGCCGGGCTCGTCTGCCTCGGGTGCGGCGACGACCGCGGGCGACGCCGCGGCAGCCATCGCGCCCGGCCGGGGGGTCGGCACGGGTGTCGGGCCGGGCACGGGTGGCACGGGCGGCACGGGCGGCGTGGGCGCGGGTGCGGCCTCCGCCTCGGCTGCGGTCTGGTCGGACTCGGGGGTGCTCACCGTGCTACCTCGATCGGGTCGTGGACGAGTTGGCAGGACCGGCATCGTAGTCCGGGGACGCCGCGGCGGCTCCGGTGCCGTTCCCGTCGTGGAGCGCGATCCACAGGACCAGCGCTGTCAGGGCCGCGACCACGGCGACGGCGGCGAGCAGCGTGCGTGTCCTGCGCCGCCGTGCTTCCCGGGCGGCGAGCCGCTCGGACCTGCGACGGGCGCTCTCACGTGCGAGCTGGCTCCGCCGCTTCCTCTTCGTGGCCACGCAGGGAGTCTAAGGTGCACGACCCTCCGGGTCACGGATACCGCCCCGGGGGCATGACACGACCCGGTAACGCCCGTCGGTAGGCTGCGTCGGTCCGCTGTCCGACTGCCTGACCTTCCAGGAGCGCTGATCCCGTGCTGATCGCTGGCTTCCCCGCCGGCCCGTGGGGCACGAACTGCTACGTCGTCTCGACGGGACCGGGCGCCGAGTGCGTCGTCGTGGACCCGGGGAAGGACGCCGCCTCCGGAGTCGCCGACGTCGTGCGCGAGCATCACCTCAAGCCGGTGGCGGTCCTGGTCACGCACGGTCACGTCGACCACATGTGGTGCGTGGCCCCGGTGGCCGGCAGCTACGACGCGACCGCCTGGATCCACCCCGCGGACCGGCACCTGCTCACCGACCCGATGGCCGGCCTGTCGCCGGAGTCGGCCGGGATGCTGCTCGGCGGCAGCTACGAGATCGCCGAGCCGGACGAGGTGGCGGAGCTGGCCGACCGGCAGTCCCTGGAGCTGGCGGGCCTCGAGCTCGTCGTCGACCACACGCCCGGTCACACCCCCGGCTCGGTGACCTTCCGGACGCCGTACGGTGAGCAAGGGGTCTCGGAGGTGATGTTCAGCGGAGACCTGCTGTTCGCCGGCTCGATCGGCCGCACCGACCTGCCCGGCGGTGACCACGCCACGATGCTGCGCAGCCTGCGCGAGCGGGTGCTGCCGCTGCGCGACGACGTGGTGGTGCTGCCCGGTCACGGCGAGCAGACCAGCATCGGCCGCGAGCGCGCCACCAACCCTTACCTCCTGGAGCTGGACACCGGCGGCGACGCCGACGGAGCCCCGGTTCCACCCCCGACGAGGGCTGTGAGCATGAACGACAAGATCGTCGCCCCGAAGGGCGTCCCCGAGTACCTCCCGCCGGACTCCGCGGCCTTCCTCGCCGTGCGGGACGCGCTGACCGCTCCCGCGGTGCACGCCGGCTACGGCTACGTCGAGCTGCCGGTCTTCGAGGAGACCAGCCTCTTCGTCCGCGGGGTGGGGGAGTCCACCGACGTGGTCAGCAAGGAGATGTACACCTTCACCGACCGTGGCAACCGTTCGCTGACCCTGCGGCCCGAGGGCACCGCCGGCGTGATGCGCTCGGTGATCGAGCACGGCCTCGACCACGGCCAGCTGCCCGTGAAGCTGTGGTACGCCGGGCCGTTCTTCCGCGCCGAACGACCCCAGCACGGTCGCTACCGCCAGCTGCAGCAGGTCGGTGTGGAGGCCATCGGCAGCGACGACCCCGCGCTGGACGCCGAGGTGATCGCGATCGCCGACGATGGCTTCCGGGCGCTGGGCCTGACCGGCTACCGCCTCGAGCTGACCTCGCTGGGCTGCGCCGCGTGCCGGCCCGGCTACCGCGAGCTGCTGGTCGACTTCCTGTCCGGGCTCGACCTCGACGAGGCGACCCGCGAGCGGGCCAGGATCAACCCGCTCCGCGTGCTCGACGACAAGCGTCCCGAGGTGCGGGCGCTGACCGCCGGGGCCCCGCTGATGCTGGACCACCTCTGCGACGAGTGCGCGGCGCACTTCACCGCGGTCCGCGAGCTGCTCGACGCGCTCGAGGTCGGCTACGTGGTCAACGGCCGGATGGTGCGCGGCCTCGACTACTACACGCGCACCACCTTCGAGTTCGTCCACGACGGGCTCGGGTCCCAGTCGGGGATCGGCGGCGGCGGTCGCTACGACGGGCTGATGGCCGAGCTCGGCGGCCAGGAGCTGTCGGGCATCGGCTTCGGGCTCGGCGTCGACCGCACCTATCTCGCCTGCCAGGTCGAGGGTCTGACGGTCGCGGACCCGGCACGGGTCGACGTGTACGTCGTACCGCTCGGCGACCGGGCCCGGCACCGGGCCGCCCTGATCGCCGCCGCGCTGCGACGCTCCGGCGTCCGCGTCGACATGGCCTTCGGTGGCCGCGGCCTCAAGGGTGCGATGAAGGGCGCCGACCGCTCCGGCGCCCGGCTGACCGTCGTCCTCGGCGACCGAGATATCGAGGCCGGAGAGGCCCAGGTCAAGACCATGTCCACCGGCGAGCAGATCGCCGTCCCGCTCG
The DNA window shown above is from Nocardioides mesophilus and carries:
- a CDS encoding adenine phosphoribosyltransferase → MKVRGLDELLATLIRDVPDFPQPGVVFKDITPLLADHEGFSAVIEALAAPGRDASGAAAVDKVVGMEARGFILAAPVALALGAGFVPVRKSGKLPGPTHAVSYALEYGEATLEVHQDAFEEGDRVLLVDDVLATGGTAQATQKVVEACGAEVIGLSVLMELGFLNGRDVLTGLPLHALTTL
- the hisS gene encoding histidine--tRNA ligase, producing the protein MLIAGFPAGPWGTNCYVVSTGPGAECVVVDPGKDAASGVADVVREHHLKPVAVLVTHGHVDHMWCVAPVAGSYDATAWIHPADRHLLTDPMAGLSPESAGMLLGGSYEIAEPDEVAELADRQSLELAGLELVVDHTPGHTPGSVTFRTPYGEQGVSEVMFSGDLLFAGSIGRTDLPGGDHATMLRSLRERVLPLRDDVVVLPGHGEQTSIGRERATNPYLLELDTGGDADGAPVPPPTRAVSMNDKIVAPKGVPEYLPPDSAAFLAVRDALTAPAVHAGYGYVELPVFEETSLFVRGVGESTDVVSKEMYTFTDRGNRSLTLRPEGTAGVMRSVIEHGLDHGQLPVKLWYAGPFFRAERPQHGRYRQLQQVGVEAIGSDDPALDAEVIAIADDGFRALGLTGYRLELTSLGCAACRPGYRELLVDFLSGLDLDEATRERARINPLRVLDDKRPEVRALTAGAPLMLDHLCDECAAHFTAVRELLDALEVGYVVNGRMVRGLDYYTRTTFEFVHDGLGSQSGIGGGGRYDGLMAELGGQELSGIGFGLGVDRTYLACQVEGLTVADPARVDVYVVPLGDRARHRAALIAAALRRSGVRVDMAFGGRGLKGAMKGADRSGARLTVVLGDRDIEAGEAQVKTMSTGEQIAVPLDRLEHTLKEQLS
- a CDS encoding RelA/SpoT family protein — encoded protein: MADERVADLPEVLPPHTEAVAPSPASAPETAPAGRRMRARLARMATKTQAGNPVLEPLFRAVRANHPKADLALLERAYLVAERMHAPQTRKSGDPYITHPLAVATILADIGMTEPTLVAALLHDTVEDTPYTLDQLRADFGDEVAVLVDGVTKLDKVKYGDSAQAETIRKMIVAMSRDIRVLVIKLADRLHNMRTLRYLKQETQERKARETLDIFAPLAHRLGMNTLKWELEDLAFATLHPKMYDEIVRLVADRAPSRDQFLAQVIAQVEHDLRDAKIKATVTGRPKHYYSIYQKMIVRGREFSDIYDLVGIRILVESDRDCYAVLGVLHNRWNPVPGRFKDFVAMPKFNMYQSLHTTVIGLQGKPVELQIRTYSMHRRAEYGVAAHWKYKENMGATAGAGAATDRSLAESGNADMAWVRQLLDWQQETEDPGEFLESLRFEINSAEVYVFTPRGDVIALPTGSTSVDFAYAIHTEVGHRTIGARVNGRLVPLESTLENGDVVEVFTSKAPNAGPSRDWLGFVKSPRARNKIRQWFTKERREEAIEHGKDQIARLMRKEGQPLKRLLTHETLSTVATELRLPDVSSLYAAVGEGNLGAQTVVRRVIDLFGGEEGASEDLAEGVTITARRGRSQAAGGDAGVIVKGISDVWVKLAKCCTPVPGDAILGFVTRGAGVSVHRADCTNAKSLTSQPERLVEVDWAPTAQSMFLVNIQVEALDRARLLSDITKVLSDVHVNILAASLATTRDRVAKSRFTFEMADPKHLGHVLKAVRSVDGVFDAYRVTQ
- a CDS encoding DUF349 domain-containing protein; amino-acid sequence: MSTPESDQTAAEAEAAPAPTPPVPPVPPVPGPTPVPTPRPGAMAAAASPAVVAAPEADEPGETGETGEVWGRVAEDGTVYVRTADGERSVGQMPDATAEEALAFFTKRYDDLAFEVDLLEKRVRAGALAPDEAAASVKKVHGTLQDAQAVGDLAGLEARLDQLSVTITRQREKKKAERAKKLERARGEKERIAGEAEKLAESEDWRNGANRLRDLLEEWKALPRLDKAVDDALWRRFSTARTTYTRRRKSHFGELNEKRDSARSVKEQLVVEAEKLADSTEWGPTAGRYRDLMRQWKAAGPAPRALDEQLWRRFRAAQDAFFGARDAANTELDREFAANAAAKEEILAEAEKLLPVTDLRAAKEAFRDLADRWDAAGKVPRDRIKELEGRMRTVEQAIRGVEDDQWRRSNPEARARAADTVAQLEASIADLETKREKAAAAGNSAKEAEHASALEARRSWLTEAQRALDDFS
- the secF gene encoding protein translocase subunit SecF translates to MSKMSRLGQQLYDGSVSIDFVGRRVLWYSISAVIIAIALAGLLFKGLNLGIEFEGGTEYRVSMPSGQANQQNVEKIRDAVASSGIDAASSPVVNTSGDTNIRVQTEPLTNDQAAQLEQVIRETAGVKADDLSEQAIGATWGQQVADRALLGLGVFLVLVVLFIWAYFREWKMSVGGLVALFHDVIITVGVYALSGFEVTPATVTGVLTILGFSLYDTVVVFDKVRENTHNLARTRKTYREAANLAINQTLVRSINTSIVALLPVGALLYVGVFTLGSGALKDLALALFVGMAAGLYSSIFIATPLVVQLKEREPGVRAGDARAIRHHNAKQADRFADVPAFTEDMPVYDEPGSGARTAAPRGGVEPQVDDAEPAPPARPVRAPRSTAGERPASRAVSPSASAKRAQPQRKPRSQRGKR